The sequence aattgacccttttatcattatattatttccttttaaaatctcttttgacAGTTTtgacttaaagtttattttgtctgatataagtagggccatctctgctctcttttggttaccttttgcatggaatatatttcagACTTTCACTTTGAGCCTACATGTTCCCTTACATCTAAAATGAGTTTTTGTAaggcatatagttggatcttgtggggtttttaaaatctattcagcCACTGTATGTGTTTTGATTGGTGagtttaatccacttacatttaaaataattactgatagggaaggacttactattgccattttgttcattgttttctatcTGTCTTGTAGCTTTTGTGTCCCTTTCTACTCTTTTGCTGTCATCCCttgtgtttcattgattttcttctaTAGATACATGCTtcaattcctttctcattttctattgTGTATAGGTGTTTTCCTTGTGGTTATTGTGgggcttacataaaacattttataatctattttaaactgataataaCTCAATTTCAACCTCATACAAAAGCTGCTCTTTTACTCCTTCTACCTTGTTACTGATGTCacaattacatatttttgttgtgtatccattagcgtattttataattttttgtctttgtcttttaacttctaAGCCAGAATTAAACGTGATTTACCCACCATCATTACAGTGTTACAGTATCCTGTGTTTGTCCTATATATACATTTACCAGTGAGCTTTATGCTTTCATATGCTTTTGtgttactgtctagtgtcctttgtctccttTGGGTTTCTTCAATTTGGATGTccatttctttccccaaattggggaagtttttgaccattattccttcaaataagctttctgcccctttcttttttctccttctgggattcccatAATATTTATATTGGTCAGCTCGATGATGTCCTATAAGTCCCTTAAGGgtacttcactctttttcattctttttctttttcttcctctgattgGGTAATTTCAAATAAActgtctttgagttcactgattcttctgcttgatcaagtAAGCTATTTAACTCCTgtagtgaatttttcagtttggtCACTGTACTCTTCATTTcccaaatttgtttttgtttttaatatttctcttcattgatattctcattttgttcttgcATTGTTTTCCTCAGTTCATTGAACATCTTGATCACAGTTATTTTGAGTTATTTGTCAGGTAATTCGTATACCTCTGTttccagggttggtttctggaagtttgttttatttctctgattaggCCTTGTTTTGCCATTTCTTCATGCACCTTGCAACTTTGTGCTTAGATCCATGCACTTGAAAAAACaaccacctctcccagtctttttGGACTGACTTTGTACAAGGAAAGACTTTTGCCAATCGGTCCAGCTAGAGAATCTGGGGGCCTATCAAACCTTTTGTGTAGAAATCTCTTCTCTAGACTTGTGCATGTAGATTCCCAACTAGAGGGATTTGCTGGCTTTTTTCCGGAGCTCAtaatctctttctccctctggtgtctctttttgGTACTACAGGTTCTCTGGAGCTGCCGCAAGCCTCCCTGCTCTCCTCAGCAGCCCCCAGGCTTCAGAGTATCCCAGGTCCCATGAGCGCTGCAGGTTGGCCAAGACGGAAACCAGTCCCTTGTGCAGCTCCTTGAAAAGCAGGAGTTTTGGATGCatgctcctcctttctttccattgGCCTCTGTCGGCTGTACCATAGGtcctcagaagcagcagcaagCCACCCAGCTCTCTTTGGTTTTCAGAGATCCCCAAATATCTAGAGTATGCTGGGTCCTGTCAGTGCTCTGAGACAGGCAAGACAGAAGCCATTCTCTCAGGCAGCTCCCCGAAAAGCTGGAACGTAGGACACACATTCTAACTCTTCCTCCCCAGGTAGAAGTCAGGAATTGGGGGttttcttctgcttgttttgTGCTAAGCCACAGGTAGGGACGATGGTGAGTGAGTGTATGCTAGTCCAAACCCTCACCTGTTTCTCAGCAGCCCCCAACCTGGCACCTTTTCCGTCACACTTAGATTCAGACCAGACAGAAACTAGTCAATCAGGCATCCTCCTGAAAGGCTGCATGTTGGGTGTATgtttcagtcttttctttcccttccaggGAGAAGCCAGTAGCTGAGAATTTTCTCCAGTTGCACTGGGCTAAGCCAAGGGGAGGAACTATGTTGAATGAGTACCATGAATTTTTCTTCCAGCTGTAGTGCAGCTGGTTTTGTGCTCACCTGAGGTTCAGGAGCCTCTTAGCTGGTTTCTGGATTTCTCATAAAGGGAGTTGGTCGGTGTATTGTTGGGTAGTTTGTGTCTCCGTGGGAGAAGAAAAGTGTGGGACTTCCTGTTCCaccatcttgctgatgtcaccACCTTCTCATTGCATCTTGATAGTTTTTGCCCTTCTCTAGATTGGGAGACTGGGGAATTAGGGGCCATACCATCACCGTATGCTCAGATTTTAACACAGGCAGGTGATTAGAATGCAAACcattttgtaagaattttaaGGGAAtgcaaaggaaggagaaaaaatttcTGCTGGAGAGGTTCTGGAAAGACACTGGTTAAGAACATGTTTGCAGTCAGGGGTGGGTTTCAGTCTTCACAGCAGTTACTCTTTGGGTGATCTtggtaagtcatttaacctctccgagcctcagcttcctaaGCTGTAAAGCGGGGACAGTATCAGCatgacttcttcttttttttaattttttaattaaggtatagttgatttacagtattttataagtttcaggtgtatggcgtagtagttcacaatttttaaagattaaactccatttatagttattataaaatcagCATAACTTCTTAAGGACTGAAGGAGATCAAATGCATTTTGCACCTAGTAAGTGTTGAGTGAGTGACAAGGATGGTCGTCCTTGTTAAAAAGATgtttgtggggacttccctggcggtccggtggttaagattccgcacttccactgcagggggcacaggttcgatccctggtcggggaactaagatcccgcatgtcgagGCCAAAAAAAAGTGTGATATTTGTGGCTTATTTGTTTCAGATGCTTGCTCTGTCAAGGCGCCACCTAGAGTCTCCTTCACTCAGAGTGACATCATTCAGACGCTGCTACAGAGGTGACAGCCCGACGGATTCCCAGAAGGACATGATTGAAATCCCTTTGCCTCCGTGGCGGGAGCGAACTGATGAATCCTTAGAAACCAAAAGAGCCCGGCTGCTCTATGAGAGTAGAAAGAGGGGAATGCTGGAAAACTGCATCCTACTTAGGTAGGGGGATAGGAGTCTGGATGTCACTTCTCTTTGACTGGAGACAGgcttttcaacttctttttctttcttgtttctagcCTCTTTGCTAAGGCACATCTGCACCACATGACAGAGAAACAACTGAACCTCTACGATCGCCTGATTAATGAACCCAGTAATGACTGGGATATTTACTACTGGGCTACAGGTACTAGGCATGATAAGCAACATAAGGTGAAAAATAGGATGACTTGGGCTGATTTGAGTCTGGAATGGTATCCTGggcaatttttttctccttttatcatGTAGTAGACATTCAACCCAAACACTCTTCAAATTTTTCCAAAGCGTGCAAAATTTGTTTTATGAGGTAAGGTTCTTTGTTTGCAAGCAAAAGAAACCTATTCTGTCTAACTTAAGCAAAAAAGGGAATTTAGTGGAATTGTATGGGAAGCTTCCAGTATCAAAGGGAAGGTTGAAGAAAACCAGGCCGGGAATGGAGTGGAACGAGACAGCTCGGGCTGCATAGCACGAGGTCTTCAGGAGTCTCACTCTGGCACCACCTTTGTGAGGAATGAATTCTCATTGTGTATAGTTAGGATTAGCTTTGGCTGTGAGTAAAAATACCCCAAACAATAATGGCTTAAAGAAGACAGAActatgtttctctttctcataacAGAAGTTCAGAGGTAGATCCTCCAGAATGCACAGAGGGATTTCAGAGTCACGAAGGCCAGATTCCTCTTGACTTGCTGTTCCTTCACCCTCCCCCTGTGTAGGGCTACCTCATGACCCAAGATGGCTGCTGAGGCTCTATCTGTCATGTCCATATTTCAGCCAGGGAAAAAGAGTAGGAGAGTACACCCCATTTTTTATGGATCCTTCTCAAGAAATTATACACCGTAATTCCACTTATTTTCCACCTGCCACACTTTAGTCATATGGCTACACCTCACCATAAGGAAGAAATTATGTAGCCTATTCCATGTGCCCAGCTAAATTGGGGATCCTATTATCAAGGAAAAATGGGAGAATAGATATTAGGAGACATCTCATCCATTTCTGTCACTCTGCATCTCCTGTTTTTGTGTTTCCACTCAATACTTGTACCTTAAAATAGAAGATATTCTATAGGTTCCAAGTGTGAAGTGTGACAATACAGGGTCTAGAGGCTTATATAACCATTAGAAAGCCCACAGagtgtaaaatatttactatctggccctttatagaaaatatttgcccCTGACTTAGCATAGTGCATTtgacattcatccatgttgtagtatcagtagttcattcttttttttttttttttgggctgcgttggatcttcattgctgtgctcagggtttctctagttgtggcgagcgggggctactccttgttgcagtgcatgggcttctcactgcagtgacttcttctgtcgtggagcatgggctccaggcacacgggctttagtagttgtggctcgcaggctcagtaattgcggcatgcaggctctggagcacaggctcagcagttgtggcacacgggcttagttgctctgcggcatgtgggatcttcccggaccagggatcaaacttgtgttccctgcattggcaggcggattcttaaccactgcaccaccagggaagtcccaatagttcattcttttatattgagTGGAATTGCAGCATGTGGATGtaacaacattttgtttatctgctgACCAGTTGGAAGACATTAGGATATGTCCAGTTTTAGGCAACTATGAATAAGGCCTAAACTGTAAATctttgcatacaggtttttgtgaatgtaggttttagtttttcttgggtaaatgccCAGGAAAAGGGtttctgggtcacatggtaaatgtatgtttaacattATAGCAAACTTTATCAATGgacattaaaatttgaatttcgtataattttcatgtgtcatgaaatagtCTTTTGACTCTTTTCCCTCAACCAGTTAAAAATCTTTCTTAGCTCATAGGCCATACAGAAATGGGCAGTATGCCATCGTTTGTCAGAGCAGGGAGGGACTCTGACAAGCTCCAGGAATGGGCCCAGATCCCGGCCAGCCCCTCTGCCCACATGCACTGGAAAAATGTCCAAAGGACAGGCCCCTCGGCCCCCCAAAACAGCCTCTCCATTCCTAATCATGAGCTATAACTGTCCTGCCCACCtccaaatctttatttatttatttatttatttatttatttatttatttattttgcggtacgcaggcctctcactgtcgtggcctctcccgttgtggagcacaggctccggacgcgcaggctcagcggcaatggctcacgggcccagccgctccgcggcatgtgggatcttcccggaccggggctcgaacccgtgtcccctgcattggcaggaggactctcagccactgcgccaccagggaagcctgaaatgTGTATATCTtaataaatgttccatgtgcattcaTTTGAACACAACATGTTGTTCTGCACTTGTTGATGAAGTTTTCTGTAAATGTCAACAAGGTCAAGTTGGCTGATACCGTTCTTCATGTCTTGTATATTCTGGTTTATTTTGTCTGTACTCTCTATCAATTAATAAGGAGTGTTGAAATccccaactataattgtggatttgtctattacTCCTTTCAGTTCTcacagtttttgcttcatatattttatggCTCTGTTATTATGTGAAGACATATTTAGGATTGTTAgattttcttgatgaattgagtcctttatcattatgtaatgtctgtCTTTATTGCTGATAGTTCCAAAGTGTCTGATAGTAgacactccagctttcttttgattagtgtttgcatggtatatatttttccatttatattagttttctattgttacCACAAACTTTAGTGGCTTTAAGCAACAGCCGTTTATTAGCACACAGTCCTGTAGGTCAGAAGCTGTGCCCAGACCGCGCAGCCTGAAATCAGCGTCATCTCTTCTACATTCCTGCCCGGAAGCTCATTCAGGTTTCAGGGAGCATTCATTCCCTGGGGCGTAGGACTGAGATCCTGGTTGTCTTGCTTGCTGTTAATGTCTTTCCGCTTCTAGAAGCTGCTCTTGGGTTCTTGCCACATGGCCCCTCTGTCTCAGCATTGGAGATCCTCCCTCACGTGGAATCCCTCTTATGCTTCAGATCTCTCTGACGTCCCCTTCTGCCACCAGCTGTAGAAAATTCTGCTTTTAAAGAGCTCACGTGATTAGGTCAGAACCACCTGGATAATTTTCCTGTCCTGACTGTGCCATATAACATAACCCAGTCATGGGTGTGAAGATCATCGTATTCACAGTCCTGGGGATTACACAGGGCTTGTACACAGGGGAGTGGGACATACTGAGGGCCAACCTAGAAGTCTGCTTACCACACCgttcttttaatttatctttgtctttatatttaaattgagCTTCTTATAGGTAGCATATataatcattcatttttatccAATCTTATAGTCTTTATCTTTTCATTGGTGTGTTTTGGCCATTTACACATAATTAATTACCAGTGTGGTTGAACTAAAATCtaccatctttttttctgtttcctatttcTGCTGTCTGTTCTTTGTTCTCTTCCCCCTCTGTTACCatggatttttttgggggggggtatttaaaatttcattttatctccacTATTGGTTTATCATTTATATCTCTCTATAATTTTGTTAGTGATTGCCATAGGATTTACAGTATACATCTTTAATTAATCATAGTCTACCTTCAAGAATAGTATACTGCCTCATGTATAATGTAAGAACTTTCAGTAGTACACTGCAATTTCTCTCTTCCAtgttttgtgcttttgttgtcacaCTTTACTTTTACTTACGTTGTAAGTCTACActacatttctattttaatttagaCAGTTATCTTTAGAGCAATTTAAAATAAGGGAGAGAATACattgtattttgtaaatatgtaaattataacgcattatatataaatatgtaagtaaCATATAACACATATTATGTATAAGGTACATTTTATTTACCTTCATTTTAATCATCTCTGgagctcttcatttttttttttttttttttttagtacgcaggcctctcactgttgtggcctctcccgttgcggagcacaggctccggacgtgcaggctcagcggccatggctcacgggcccagccgctccgcggcacgtgggatcttcccggaccggggcaggaacccatgtcccctgcatcggcaggcggactctcaaccactgcgccaccagggaagcccaagatcttcatttctttatgtagatccatgTTTCTCTGATATCATATTCCTTCTgcttgaagaacttcctttaatatttcttgtagtgTCGGTTGGCTATtatgaattctctcagcttttgtttgtcgttttcaaaagatattttcagtGAGTATAGAATTACAGGTTcgcaattatttcttttatttttattttatttttatttttatttattttttgcggtacgcgggcccctcactgttgtggcctctcctgttgtggagcacaggctctggacatgcaggctcagcggccgtggctcacgggcctagctgctccgcagcatgtgggatcctcccagaccagggcacgaacccgcatcccctgcatcggcaggcggactcccaaccactgcgccaccagggaagccctatttctttttttttttattttttttttttttgtggtatgcgggcttccctctgccgtggcctcgcccgttgcggagcacaggctccggacgcgcaggctcagcggccatggctcacgggcccagccactccgcggcatgtgggatcctcccagaccggggcgcgaacccagttcccctgcatcggcaggcggacgcgcaaccgctgcgccaccagggaagccccctatttcttttatttttaaaaaatattttatttacttggctgtgctgggtctcagttgtggcaggtgggctccttagttgcggctcaccggctccttagttgtggcatgcaaactcttagttgtggcatgcatgtgggatctagttccctgacccggaattgaacccaagccccctgcattgggagctcagagtcttaaccactgtgctaccagggaagtccccacaattaTTTCTTTCAACGCTTTACATGGGCACTTTTCTTTTGTGAGGCTGTTAGTATGCAGGATCGAGTCTGTCTGGTTAGGAACTGAGCTGGATTTGGATCTGTGTTTCCTACCTTATGTTATTGTTGGAAatttttcatccattatttctttatatgtttcttctgcctcattttcttcctcttttccttctgggattccagTTACACTTGGTTTAGACTGATATTGTCCCACAGCTTTTGGGATTCTCTGTTTTGTGtcttttactcttatttttctcttcatgtaTTAGTTTGAGTAATTTGTATTGGATAATATTTATTGACCTTTCTTCCACTTCACTAATTCTTTCCTTGACCATTAAATATTATGATGAGTCCATTCTACTTATGGGCTACTatatttccacttttatttttaacatttccatttgACTTTCACAGTTTCCACCTCTGTTGGAGCTCCTTATCAGTTCATGCACTTTTCCTACTTTTTCCACTAGCACCTTTAACATAATAGTcatagttaatttatttaaatccCCTGTCTAATAGTTCTAACATCCACGTCatccctgagtctgtttctgttgattgctttgtcCCTTCACAGTGTGttgtttctcacttttcttttgtgtgtgtgttagacACATTTGATTAAGTGTTAGACATCATGAGTGAGACAGTAAAAACTGAGGGAAATGGTATTTATGCTTAGAAATGGGCATGATTCTTCCGCTGGGCTGTTGGAATGGGAATCGAGTCATTCTAGTTAGGAGTCAAGCTTACTTTGGATTTTGTTATTGCTTTGGTTCCCTTCAGTTCACCACCAGCCTCTATTGTTACCATGTGCATCTTCCTATATTTCTGTGCTTCAAAGGAAATCTCTCTCCGTGCTCTTGCCCTCTCCCAGCTGTAGAGACCTATTGATTTCCACTTGGTGCTTGTTGGTTTGGGGAAGGGAGGGTATTCTCTATTATCCTGGTCCAGCTTTGGTCCCTGTGGCCATGGGTCTTGGGGGTGGGCTTTCTCATTGATCCTGCTGGTCCCATCAGggtagaggattttttttctttttcccttccaccAGCCCAAATGTGTCCTCACATGTGCCCTTAGGAGACAGGATTCGCTGATCTACTCCCAGCCCCTTGAGGCTTTTGTTCTTCGGAGAAGGAAGGGCCAGGCTGGGCATTATGCTTTTTTGGGTGGGCGGGCAGTACTGGTTGCTCCCCTCGTCCTGGCCTGTATCACCGAGGGAGGCTTTCTCCAGCTTCCTGCTCTGGACACAGTCTTTGTCGTGTGCATACTTAGTGGGGGATTGTTGAGAAGAACCTGCACATTGGGGCAAATTCTCCTTGTGTCTGTGGCTCCCAGAGATTTTTGTACTCTCATGCTAGCCTACTTGGCTTTCAGCAGTTGATGAACAATTTTAGCTGAATTCTTCTTACCTGTTTGTACGTGCCCAGCGCCTCGTCTTCCTGTGCCCTCTCTCAAGTGAGCATGTGTTCATATCCATTTTCTCCTTTGAGGGGTCTCTCTTTGCTTTAGATTTTATTCTCTTGGGTGCCCTGTGACCTCAGCTCTCTGATGACTTCAGAAAGTTATGATAGTTCTACTTTATCTGACTTTTTCTTGTTGGGATGAGTATAATGTTCTTCCAACTTTCAACATCCTAGGGGGAAGCCTAAACCTCCTTGATCTTATTCTGATCATCACACACAACAAAACAGATGCCAGGCCCACCAGATACCAGGCTGTGTGCCAAGTGAGGGGAAATCAAACTTTGTTTGGAGGAATTCCCTCTCCTAGCATTGTACCCAGTCTTGCTGGGGGGGTAATTCCAAAGCATATCCCCTAAGGTTTCCCAGTGGGAGGCTTTGCTTGTAATGTGAACCTGAAGTGAGCATCTCTCGGCTGGAAAGAAAGATCATCGGAGGTGAACAGCATCCTGCCAGACTCTCTTCCTCTGGCCTGAGGCTGGCATCCTCATCTCTCTGCTCTCGGTGCGTTTGTT is a genomic window of Physeter macrocephalus isolate SW-GA chromosome 16, ASM283717v5, whole genome shotgun sequence containing:
- the SDHAF2 gene encoding succinate dehydrogenase assembly factor 2, mitochondrial isoform X2: MALAAVFPALVRMLALSRRHLESPSLRVTSFRRCYRGDSPTDSQKDMIEIPLPPWRERTDESLETKRARLLYESRKRGMLENCILLSLFAKAHLHHMTEKQLNLYDRLINEPSNDWDIYYWATEAKPAPEIFENEVMALLRDFAKNKNREQRLRAPDLEYLFEKPH
- the SDHAF2 gene encoding succinate dehydrogenase assembly factor 2, mitochondrial isoform X1; amino-acid sequence: MALRRTIAAKPAATARRTCRGPERPRLKSLQMLALSRRHLESPSLRVTSFRRCYRGDSPTDSQKDMIEIPLPPWRERTDESLETKRARLLYESRKRGMLENCILLSLFAKAHLHHMTEKQLNLYDRLINEPSNDWDIYYWATEAKPAPEIFENEVMALLRDFAKNKNREQRLRAPDLEYLFEKPH